TTCTGATCGGCGAGATGCGCGACTTGGAAACGATCGCGGCCGCCCTGACCATCGCCGAGACGGGGCATCTGGCGCTCGCCACGCTCCACACCAACTCCGCTTCCGAGTCGATCACGCGCATCGTGGACGTTTTCCCTTCGTCCCAGAAGAACCAGGTGCAGGCGCAGCTCGCCTTCGTGCTTCAGGGGGTGGTGTGTCAGCAGCTTGTTCCCAAGAGCTACGGGCCCGGGCGGGTGATGGTCGCGGAGGTGCTCGTCTGCACCCCGGCGATCCGCGCCGTGATCCGAGAAGGGAAGATTCATCAGATTTACGGCCTCATGCAGGCCGGAACGAAATACGGCATGCAGACCATGAACCAATCGCTCTTTCACGCCGTCCGCCGGAAACATCTTTCCCGGGAGGCGGCTATGGAGCGGAGTCCGGACACGAACGAGTTGGAGCAGATGTTCGGACGGACCATGGCGCCCGCCGGACGCCGCTAGAAGGGAGGGTGACCGGTGCCGGTTACCTATGAATGGAAAGGGAAGACCGCGGCGGGGGAGAGGCTTTCGGGCGAACTCACCGTCGACAACCGGAGGGAGCTGAATAACGTCCTCCGGAAACGCCACGTGATCCCCACGCAGGTGAAGGAGAAGCGGACCAAGCAGGATGGAGGAAGGCGTGGGAGGGTGAACACGGGAGACCTGTCGGTCTTCACCCGGCAGTTCGCCACCATGATCAACGCCGGCCTGCCCATCGTGCAGTGTCTGGAGACCCTCTCCCGGCAGGTGACCAAGGATCGTCTGCGCGGCGTGGTCGGCGCGGTGATGCACGACGTCGAGTCCGGCTCCACCCTCGCCGAGTCGATGGGGAAACACCGAGACGTCTTCACGGAACTGTACATTTCCATGGTCGAGGCGGGCGAGGCGGGCGGTATCCTGGACGTGATCCTGCAGCGTCTCTCCACCTTCCTGGAGAAATTGGACGCCCTGAAGCGGAAGGTGAAGACCGCCATGGTCTATCCGGCGGTCGTGCTCAGCGTGGCGGTGCTCGCCACCGTGTTCCTTCTCATCTTCGTCATTCCGACCTTCGCGAAGATGTTCTCCGACTTCGGCGGAACCCTCCCCCTTCCCACGCGGATCGTGATGGGGCTCTCCGGATTTCTGCGAACGAAATGGTATCTGCTCCTCGGGGTCACCGCGGGGTCTTTTTATATGTTCAAGCGCTACAACGCCACCGAGAAGGGGAAACGGAAGGTCGACGCGGGCCTCCTCAAGATTCCGGTGATCGGCGACATTCTCCGCAAGAGCGCGGTGGCGCGCTTCACCCGCACGCTGGGAACGCTCATCTCCAGCGGTGTTCCGATTCTGGACGGCCTCCATATCACCGCCCGCACCTCCGGGAACATGATCGTGCATGACGCGATCATGGACACCCGCGCGAGCATCCGGGAGGGGCAGACCATCGCGGAGCCGCTCCGGGCGAGCGAGGTTTTCCCGCCCATGGTGGTGCAGATGATCTCCATCGGAGAGGACACGGGCGCCCTGGACGAGATGCTCGGGAAGATCGCCGATTTCTACGAAGAAGAGGTGGATACCGCCGTGGACGGCCTGACCTCCATCATCGAGCCGCTCATGATCGTGATGATGGGCGGAGTGGTCGGCGGCATGGTGGTCGCCATGTATCTGCCCATCTTCAAGATGGTGAACGTGATTATGGCCCAGTAGGGCGGAAGAGGAGCGAATCGAAAGGATGCGGGGAAACGAGGCGACGACGCGCAAGGGGTTTCTGACCCTGATCTATCTCCGGCTCCTGGTGGTGCTGGCGATCTCCGGCACGGGCGTGCTGATCCTGCACGGTCACACGGATCAGCCGCTCCGGCCCTTCTACGCCCTTATGGGGATCACCACCATTCTCTCCGCCGTCTACTGGCTCGCGGCGCGGAAGGGGAAGAGCCTGGTTTTCCAGGCCTGGGTGCAGCTCCTGGCGGACGTGGGTCTCGCGACGGGGATCATCCACTACACCGGAGGCGCCGCGTCTCCCTTCGCTCTCCTTTATATCCTGATCATTACTTCCGGCTCCGCCTTCCTCCTCCTTCGCGGAACCGCCTTTCTGGCGTCGCTCTCCGCCGCCGCCTACGGAATGCTCCTCGCCTGGGAGAAGGGGGCGCTTTTCGCGACGTCCGGCTCCTCCTTCGCCTTCGATAGCGAGGCGGGACGTTACCTCACCCTGCAGGTCGGCCTTTACGCGATCACCTTCCTTCTGGTGGCGCTTCTCTCCGGCTACCTCTCCTTTCGGGTGCGCCGGGGAGGCGAGGCGCTGGCCGCGGTTCGTTCCCGGCTCCGCCAAGTCCATCTGGACACGGACCAGATCCTGCGCTCCCTCTCGAGCGGTCTTCTCACGGTGGACCGGGAGGGTCGCGTGGTTCACTTCAACCGCGCGGCGGAACAGATCGCGGGGCTCTCCGCCTGCGCCGTTTCCGCCCGTCCCTGCCGCGCGGTTTTCGAGAATCTGTCGCCCGCCCTGGCGGAGATGGTGGAGGGAATCCGGGATGGAGGCGCCGCGGTGGCCCGGCGGGAGACGGACCTGATCACTCCTTTCGGGGATGTGGTCCCCATCGGGGTGAGCGCCTCGGCGCTGCACGATGAAAAAGGAGGGACCGCCGGGGTGGTCGCCATCTTCCAGGATCTGACGGATGTGCGGAAGATGGAGGAGCAGATCCGACACGCCGACCGGCTCGCCGCGGTGGGCGAACTCTCCGCC
The genomic region above belongs to Candidatus Eisenbacteria bacterium and contains:
- a CDS encoding type II secretion system F family protein; this encodes MPVTYEWKGKTAAGERLSGELTVDNRRELNNVLRKRHVIPTQVKEKRTKQDGGRRGRVNTGDLSVFTRQFATMINAGLPIVQCLETLSRQVTKDRLRGVVGAVMHDVESGSTLAESMGKHRDVFTELYISMVEAGEAGGILDVILQRLSTFLEKLDALKRKVKTAMVYPAVVLSVAVLATVFLLIFVIPTFAKMFSDFGGTLPLPTRIVMGLSGFLRTKWYLLLGVTAGSFYMFKRYNATEKGKRKVDAGLLKIPVIGDILRKSAVARFTRTLGTLISSGVPILDGLHITARTSGNMIVHDAIMDTRASIREGQTIAEPLRASEVFPPMVVQMISIGEDTGALDEMLGKIADFYEEEVDTAVDGLTSIIEPLMIVMMGGVVGGMVVAMYLPIFKMVNVIMAQ
- a CDS encoding PAS domain S-box protein, whose translation is MRGNEATTRKGFLTLIYLRLLVVLAISGTGVLILHGHTDQPLRPFYALMGITTILSAVYWLAARKGKSLVFQAWVQLLADVGLATGIIHYTGGAASPFALLYILIITSGSAFLLLRGTAFLASLSAAAYGMLLAWEKGALFATSGSSFAFDSEAGRYLTLQVGLYAITFLLVALLSGYLSFRVRRGGEALAAVRSRLRQVHLDTDQILRSLSSGLLTVDREGRVVHFNRAAEQIAGLSACAVSARPCRAVFENLSPALAEMVEGIRDGGAAVARRETDLITPFGDVVPIGVSASALHDEKGGTAGVVAIFQDLTDVRKMEEQIRHADRLAAVGELSAGIAHEIRNPLATISGSIQVLQGELDVTGENRRLLELIVRESDRLHRIVEEFLDFARNRPLGRARIDLTAFLEDLVENLRAHPKVGPGVRVLLRSERPGAELAADEELLRSIFLNLTVNGAEAMGGKGELVVEVGEVEDFRSAPDSGPDRAIAVRVTDKGPGVSEEVRRNLFRPFFTTKKGGVGLGLAMAQKAALSHNGKIECTSGPEGTTFTVYLPWDGARVRESCAAGA